One segment of Solanum lycopersicum chromosome 1, SLM_r2.1 DNA contains the following:
- the LOC543751 gene encoding aminoacylase-1 precursor gives MSKTGYYLDLRVFLVTLILIITTRTAAKDPSTILSRFQQYLQINTAQPHPNYYEAAEFIISQAKLLSLESQTLEFVKGKPLILLKWPGKDPTLPSILLNSHTDVVPSEHHKWTHPPFSAHLDSTTGNIFARGSQDMKCVGLQYLEAIRKLKSYGFRPLRTLYLSFLPDEEIGGNDGARKFVDSDVFAKMNVGIVLDEGLASPTDNYRAFYGERSPWWLVVKAVGAPGHGAKLYDNTAMENLLKSIEIIRRFRAAQFDLVKAGQKAEGEVISVNMVFLKAGTPSPSGFVMNLQPSEAQAGFDIRVPPTADQASLERLIADEWAPASRNMTFEFKQKVSVNDKLGRPAVTAVDSSNIWWALFEEAIIKANARLGKPEIFPASTDARYFRERGLPAIGFSPMANTPILLHDHNEFLNKDEYLKGIDVYESIIKTYASYIQYQRDDASREEL, from the exons ATGAGCAAGACCGGCTATTATCTTGATTTGCGTGTGTTTCTGGTCACACTCATACTCATAATCACAACTAGGACGGCCGCTAAAGATCCGTCAACAATCCTATCAAGATTCCAGCAGTACCTTCAGATCAATACAGCCCAACCTCACCCCAACTACTATGAAGCTGCCGAATTTATAATATCACAGGCCAAGTTACTATCCCTCGAGTCCCAGACCCTTGAGTTCGTCAAGGGCAAACCTCTAATTCTCCTCAAATGGCCAGGCAAAGACCCTACCCTCCCTTCCATCCTCCTTAACTCACATACCGATGTTGTCCCTTCCGAGCATCACAAGTGGACTCACCCACCTTTCTCTGCCCACTTAGATTCCACTACCGGCAACATCTTCGCCCGAGGTTCTCAGGATATGAAATGCGTCGGCTTGCAGTACCTCGAGGCCATTCGCAAACTCAAATCTTATGGCTTCCGCCCCCTGCGCACTCTCTACCTCTCCTTCCTCCCCGACGAGGAGATCGGTGGAAATGATGGTGCCAGAAAGTTTGTTGATTCAGATGTCTTTGCCAAGATGAATGTTGGGATTGTTCTTGACGAGGGCTTGGCCTCTCCCACTGACAATTATCGTGCATTCTATGGAGAGAGGTCCCCCTGGTGGCTGGTCGTTAAGGCTGTAGGTGCTCCTGGACATGGGGCTAAGCTCTATGATAATACTGCCATGGAGAATTTACTTAAAAGTATCGAAATTATAAGGAGATTCAGGGCAGCGCAGTTTGATCTAGTTAAGGCAGGACAGAAAGCTGAAGGCGAAGTCATTTCTGTTAATATGGTCTTCTTGAAAGCTGGCACCCCTTCACCCTCT GGTTTTGTCATGAACCTGCAGCCATCTGAAGCCCAAGCAGGATTTGACATCAGAGTACCACCAACTGCAGATCAGGCATCCTTGGAGAGGCTAATAGCTGATGAATGGGCACCTGCTTCGCGTAACATGACTTTTGAG TTCAAACAAAAGGTGAGTGTGAACGACAAGTTAGGAAGGCCAGCTGTTACAGCTGTTGACAGTTCCAATATCTGGTGGGCACTGTTTGAAGAAGCTATCATCAAAGCTAATGCCAGACTTGGAAAACCAGAAATATTTCCTGCATCAACAGATGCACGCTATTTTCGAGAGCGAGGCCTGCCAGCAATAGGATTTTCTCCGATGGCAAACACTCCCATTCTTCTTCACGACCACAATGAG TTCTTGAACAAGGATGAGTATCTGAAAGGTATTGATGTTTATGAATCAATAATCAAAACATATGCATCTTATATTCAGTATCAAAGAGATGATGCTTCGAGAGAGGAATTGTGA